A stretch of Hemiscyllium ocellatum isolate sHemOce1 chromosome 38, sHemOce1.pat.X.cur, whole genome shotgun sequence DNA encodes these proteins:
- the LOC132834005 gene encoding high affinity cGMP-specific 3',5'-cyclic phosphodiesterase 9A-like has product MGSGSSAAQLKVIHLDVNGKIQKDEVRGGFSPPCGRFPPDLPQTQSRSNVLQALTSSISNAASEPLSMVIFSCLSSPSDIREIVSVAAGAYRGEPVVLFDPVGNPIGIDPGIPENSESSPYTVIVQSDPAAERANPRRADLTAVSQELARLLTVDDFQSELTTKLDLLERQMDVQLQKAAEVERCNKDIERLWETVRQQRRLEHVCECVSTSTVRKFTPRRDIPTYPKYTLSQETIGALKTPTFDVWLWTPNEMLSCIEFMFHDLGLVQEFHIDPITLKRWLLCVQENYRDVPFHNFRHCFCVTQMMHGMVHLCNLKARLTMTEILVLITASVCHDMDHPGYNNAYQINAQTAIAKRYNNTSPLEHHHCAVTFQILADLDFNIFSNIHPELVSQIQEGLTDLILATDMARHDEIMSAFAHCVEHFDFQNIEHLTLLKQVLIKCCDISNEVRPMEVSEPWADCLLEEYFMQSDREKSEGLPVMSFMDRDIVTKSSVQMGFIQMVLIPMFETVAKLFPELDEVMVIPLKEARARYEKLFQSEGRAEGRDSCSTL; this is encoded by the exons GATGAGGTCAGGGGTGGGTTTTCCCCCCCGTGTGGTCGGTTCCCTCCCGACCTGCCGCAAACCCAGTCTCGCAGTAACGTCCTGCAGGCCCTGACCAGCTCCATCAGTAACGCTGCGTCTGAGCCCCTCTCGATG GTGATCTTCAGTTGCCTTTCGAGCCCCTCCGATATCCGGGAAATCGTCTCTGTCGCAGCCGGAGCCTACAG AGGGGAGCCAGTGGTTTTGTTTGATCCAGTTGGAAATCCGATCGGGATAGACCCTGGGATACCAGAGAACAGCGAGAG TTCCCCGTACACCGTCATCGTTCAGAGTGACCCTGCAGCTG AGAGGGCGAATCCCCGGCGAGCTGATCTTACTGCGGTCTCCCAGGAGCTCGCTCG CCTCCTCACGGTCGATGATTTCCAGAGTGAACTCACCACCAAACTGGACTTGTTGGAGCGTCAGATGGATG TGCAACTCCAGAAAGCAGCAGAGGTCGAGAGATGCAACAAGGACATCGAGAGACTTTGGGAGACTGTCCGTCAGCAGCGAAG ATTGGAacacgtgtgtgagtgtgtctcgaCAAGTACGGTCAGAAAGTTCACACCGAGACGCGACATTCCCACCTATCCCAAG TATACTCTGTCGCAGGAAACTATCGGAGCTCTGAAGACACCGACTTTTGACGTTTGGCTGTGGACTCCGAATGAG ATGCTGAGCTGCATTGAGTTCATGTTCCACGACCTGGGCCTGGTCCAGGAGTTTCACATCGACCCTATCACCCTGAAACGCTGGCtg CTCTGTGTGCAGGAGAATTACCGGGATGTTCCTTTTCACAACTTCCGGCACTGTTTCTGTGTCACGCAGATGATGCATGGGATGGTTCATCTCTGTAACTTAAAG GCCAGGCTGACCATGACAGAGATCCTAGTCCTCATCACGGCCTCTGTGTGTCACGATATGGACCACCCGGGCTACAACAACGC ATATCAGATTAACGCACAGACAGCGATAGCCAAGCGTTACAATAATACCTCGCCACTGGAGCACCATCACTGCGCTGTCACGTTCCAAATCCTCGCTGACCTCGActtcaacatcttcagcaatatCCACCCGGAACTGGTCTCACAGATCCAGGAG GGTCTGACCGACCTGATACTGGCCACAGACATGGCCAGACATGATGAAATCATGAGCGCGTTCGCACACTGTGTTGAGCACTTCGATTTTCAGAACATTGAGCACCTCACTTTG TTGAAGCAGGTGCTGATCAAATGCTGTGACATCTCGAACGAGGTGAGGCCTATGGAGGTATCCGAACCCTGGGCTGACTGTCTCCTCGAGGAGTACTTCATGCAG agtgacagagagaaatCGGAAGGCCTGCCCGTTATGTCCTTCATGGACAGAGATATTGTCACCAAATCCAGCGTGCAAATGGGATTCATCCAGATGGTCCTCATTCCCATGTTCGAGACAGTCGCAAAG TTATTCCCGGAATTGGATGAAGTGATGGTGATACCTTTGAAGGAAGCGAGAGCTCGCTATGAGAAACTGTTCCAGTCTGAGGGAAGGGCTGAGGGACGAGATTCCTGCTCTACATTGTGA